From a single Columba livia isolate bColLiv1 breed racing homer chromosome 15, bColLiv1.pat.W.v2, whole genome shotgun sequence genomic region:
- the PRPSAP2 gene encoding phosphoribosyl pyrophosphate synthase-associated protein 2 isoform X1, which yields MFCVLSTEIGAVMNITKGGLVLFSANSNSSCMELSKRIAERLGVEMGKVLVYQEPNRETRVQIQESVRGKDVFIIQTVSKDVNTTIMELLIMVYACKTSCAKSIIGVIPYFPYSKQCKMRKRGSIVCKLLASMMCKAGLTHLITMDLHQKEIQGFFNIPVDNLRASPFLLQYIQEEIPDYRNAVIVAKSPASAKRAQSFAERLRLGIAVIHGEAQDAESDMVDGRHSPPTAKNVAAIHPSLEIPMLIPKEKPPITVVGDVGGRIAIIVDDIIDDVDSFLAAAETLKERGAYKIFVMATHGLLSSDAPRLIEESAIDEVVVTNTIPHEIQKLQCPKIKTVDISMILSEAIRRIHNGESMSYLFRNIGLDD from the exons ATGTTTTGTGTGCTATCAACTGAAATTGGGGCCGTCATGAATATAACCAAGGGTGGACTGGTGCTGTTTTCAGCTAATTCCAATTCGTCATGCATGGAACTATCGAAGAGGATTGCTGA gcgcttaGGAGTTGAGATGGGGAAGGTTCTGGTTTATCAGGAGCCAAacagag AAACAAGAGTGCAGATTCAGGAGTCTGTGAGAGGAAAGGATGTTTTTATCATCCAAACAGTTTCAAA GGATGTGAACACTACAATTATGGAACTCCTGATCATGGTGTACGCCTGTAAAACCTCCTGTGCCAAAAGCATTATTGGAGTGATTCCTTACTTCCCATACAGCAAACAGTGCAAGATGAGGAAAAGGGGCTCCATTGTCTGTAAATTACTGGCTTCCATGATGTGCAAAGCTG ggCTAACTCATCTTATTACCATGGATTTACATCAGAAGGAAATACAGGGCTTCTTCAATATTCCAGTTGATAACTTGAGGGCATCTCCATTTTTACTACAGTACATTCAAGAAGAG ATACCAGACTACAGGAATGCTGTAATTGTGGCCAAATCACCTGCGTCTGCAAAGAG GGCACAGTCATTCGCTGAGCGGTTACGGTTGGGAATTGCTGTGATTCATGGGGAAGCTCAAGATGCTGAGTCTGACATGGTGGATGGTCGACACTCGCCACCCACGGCCAAAAATGTAGCTGCTATTCATCCCAGTTTGGAGATACCCA TGCTGATTCCCAAGGAAAAACCACCCATCACAGTTGTTGGAGATGTAGGAGGAAGAATAGCTATCATTGTG GATGACATCATAGATGACGTTGACAGCTTTCTTGCTGCAGCCGAGACCCTCAAGGAACGGGGGGCTTACAAGATCTTTGTCATGGCCACACATGGCCTGCTGTCCTCAGATGCTCCCAGGCTGATAGAGGAATCTGCAATCGATGAA gtGGTTGTTACAAACACAATTCCACACGAAATACAAAAACTCCAGTGCCCGAAGATCAAGACTGTGGATATCAGCATGATCCTCTCAGAAGCCATTCGCAGGATCCATAACGGGGAGTCCATGTCGTACCTTTTCAGAAATATAGGACTGGATGATTAA
- the PRPSAP2 gene encoding phosphoribosyl pyrophosphate synthase-associated protein 2 isoform X2, whose product MELLIMVYACKTSCAKSIIGVIPYFPYSKQCKMRKRGSIVCKLLASMMCKAGLTHLITMDLHQKEIQGFFNIPVDNLRASPFLLQYIQEEIPDYRNAVIVAKSPASAKRAQSFAERLRLGIAVIHGEAQDAESDMVDGRHSPPTAKNVAAIHPSLEIPMLIPKEKPPITVVGDVGGRIAIIVDDIIDDVDSFLAAAETLKERGAYKIFVMATHGLLSSDAPRLIEESAIDEVVVTNTIPHEIQKLQCPKIKTVDISMILSEAIRRIHNGESMSYLFRNIGLDD is encoded by the exons ATGGAACTCCTGATCATGGTGTACGCCTGTAAAACCTCCTGTGCCAAAAGCATTATTGGAGTGATTCCTTACTTCCCATACAGCAAACAGTGCAAGATGAGGAAAAGGGGCTCCATTGTCTGTAAATTACTGGCTTCCATGATGTGCAAAGCTG ggCTAACTCATCTTATTACCATGGATTTACATCAGAAGGAAATACAGGGCTTCTTCAATATTCCAGTTGATAACTTGAGGGCATCTCCATTTTTACTACAGTACATTCAAGAAGAG ATACCAGACTACAGGAATGCTGTAATTGTGGCCAAATCACCTGCGTCTGCAAAGAG GGCACAGTCATTCGCTGAGCGGTTACGGTTGGGAATTGCTGTGATTCATGGGGAAGCTCAAGATGCTGAGTCTGACATGGTGGATGGTCGACACTCGCCACCCACGGCCAAAAATGTAGCTGCTATTCATCCCAGTTTGGAGATACCCA TGCTGATTCCCAAGGAAAAACCACCCATCACAGTTGTTGGAGATGTAGGAGGAAGAATAGCTATCATTGTG GATGACATCATAGATGACGTTGACAGCTTTCTTGCTGCAGCCGAGACCCTCAAGGAACGGGGGGCTTACAAGATCTTTGTCATGGCCACACATGGCCTGCTGTCCTCAGATGCTCCCAGGCTGATAGAGGAATCTGCAATCGATGAA gtGGTTGTTACAAACACAATTCCACACGAAATACAAAAACTCCAGTGCCCGAAGATCAAGACTGTGGATATCAGCATGATCCTCTCAGAAGCCATTCGCAGGATCCATAACGGGGAGTCCATGTCGTACCTTTTCAGAAATATAGGACTGGATGATTAA